One region of Girardinichthys multiradiatus isolate DD_20200921_A chromosome 1, DD_fGirMul_XY1, whole genome shotgun sequence genomic DNA includes:
- the rer1 gene encoding protein RER1 isoform X2: MSEGDSVGESIHGKPSVVAAFFTGIGQVYQTWLDKSTPFYAVRWALTLLLTGIYMIRVYILQGWYIVTYALGIYHLNLFIAFLSPKVDPSLLDEDEGPSLPTKQNEEFRPFIRRLPEFKFWHSATKGIVIAMICTFFEAFNVPVFWPILVMYFIMLFCITMKRQIKHMIKYRYLPFTHGKRTYKEET; the protein is encoded by the exons ATGTCAGAAGGGGACAGTGTTGGAGAGTCAATCCATGGGAAACCATCAGTAGTTGCTGCCTTTTTCACAGGGATTGGACAG gTCTATCAGACATGGCTTGACAAGTCAACACCCTTCTATGCAGTGCGATGGGCACTCACTCTACTACTTACTGGAATTTACATGATCAGAGTGTACATTCTACAG GGGTGGTATATAGTAACATACGCTTTGGGAATCTACCATCTCAATCTGTTCATTGCATTTCTGTCGCCAAAAGTGGATCCTTCGTTACTTGATGAAG ATGAGGGCCCATCCCTTCCAACCAAGCAGAACGAGGAGTTCCGTCCATTCATCAGGAGGTTGCCTGAATTCAAATTCTG GCACTCCGCGACAAAAGGCATTGTCATTGCCATGATTTGTACATTTTTCGAAGCCTTCAATGTTCCAGTGTTCTGGCCTATACTCGTAATGTACTTCATCATGCTCTTTTGCATCACCATGAAGAGGCAGATTAAG CATATGATCAAGTACAGATACCTACCCTTCACACATGGGAAGAGGACATATAAAG AGGAAACATAG
- the rer1 gene encoding protein RER1 isoform X1, with translation MSEGDSVGESIHGKPSVVAAFFTGIGQVYQTWLDKSTPFYAVRWALTLLLTGIYMIRVYILQGWYIVTYALGIYHLNLFIAFLSPKVDPSLLDEDEGPSLPTKQNEEFRPFIRRLPEFKFWHSATKGIVIAMICTFFEAFNVPVFWPILVMYFIMLFCITMKRQIKHMIKYRYLPFTHGKRTYKGKEDTGKTFAS, from the exons ATGTCAGAAGGGGACAGTGTTGGAGAGTCAATCCATGGGAAACCATCAGTAGTTGCTGCCTTTTTCACAGGGATTGGACAG gTCTATCAGACATGGCTTGACAAGTCAACACCCTTCTATGCAGTGCGATGGGCACTCACTCTACTACTTACTGGAATTTACATGATCAGAGTGTACATTCTACAG GGGTGGTATATAGTAACATACGCTTTGGGAATCTACCATCTCAATCTGTTCATTGCATTTCTGTCGCCAAAAGTGGATCCTTCGTTACTTGATGAAG ATGAGGGCCCATCCCTTCCAACCAAGCAGAACGAGGAGTTCCGTCCATTCATCAGGAGGTTGCCTGAATTCAAATTCTG GCACTCCGCGACAAAAGGCATTGTCATTGCCATGATTTGTACATTTTTCGAAGCCTTCAATGTTCCAGTGTTCTGGCCTATACTCGTAATGTACTTCATCATGCTCTTTTGCATCACCATGAAGAGGCAGATTAAG CATATGATCAAGTACAGATACCTACCCTTCACACATGGGAAGAGGACATATAAAGGCAAGGAAGACACAGGGAAAACTTTTGCTAGTTAA